In Candidatus Eisenbacteria bacterium, the following are encoded in one genomic region:
- a CDS encoding tetratricopeptide repeat protein, translating to MTETIRCPDCGRENASDAENCVHCGFPLKSESAAPQASEPTFVPRPRLRRPRPRTGNEALSLWLVFGTIMALVVIFVAVKANVDRAKPPVEGASPRQQVSSDSLRQVLDRDSSNVEARVRLGDVLYDTGNWSEAIIQYRAALRRDSSQVSALVDLGVCYYNLSQSDEAERHFLLALQRDPHHPIALFNLGIVYERSGNTTRALEYYHRALQSDPPPEMRQPLIEAMNRVQEGSGPQAPRGTGG from the coding sequence ATGACGGAAACGATTCGGTGCCCCGACTGCGGGCGCGAGAACGCGAGCGACGCCGAGAACTGCGTCCACTGTGGCTTCCCCCTGAAGTCCGAGAGCGCTGCGCCGCAGGCCTCGGAGCCGACCTTCGTGCCGCGACCGCGGCTCCGCCGGCCTCGTCCGCGAACCGGCAACGAGGCGCTCTCCTTGTGGCTCGTCTTCGGAACCATCATGGCCCTGGTCGTCATCTTCGTGGCGGTCAAAGCCAACGTGGACCGGGCCAAGCCACCCGTCGAAGGGGCCTCGCCCCGCCAGCAGGTGAGCAGTGATTCCTTGCGTCAGGTGCTCGACCGGGACTCGAGCAACGTCGAGGCGCGAGTCCGGCTTGGTGACGTCCTCTACGATACCGGTAACTGGTCCGAAGCCATCATCCAGTATCGGGCCGCGCTGCGACGCGACTCGAGCCAGGTGAGCGCGCTGGTCGATCTCGGCGTCTGCTACTACAACCTGAGCCAGAGTGATGAAGCCGAGCGCCACTTCCTGCTCGCGCTGCAGCGTGACCCGCACCATCCGATTGCCCTCTTCAACCTGGGGATCGTGTACGAGCGGAGCGGCAATACCACTCGGGCGCTGGAGTACTACCACCGCGCGCTGCAGTCCGACCCGCCTCCCGAGATGCGGCAGCCGCTGATCGAGGCGATGA
- a CDS encoding 5'-nucleotidase C-terminal domain-containing protein: MKLGFSILGCAALLFPHPSSHAEEIRLDDVVARAPRAVVAGSAFADNALLELRHRALLEAGQAQVALAFPLPSGTVIPAGPITVREALALEPRDERVAVIELTASEIQRVLERAASAYAVYRYDGKAALLEPGAEESTLVSAEGVSYEIDLEAPPGRRIVHYAFGGTSPDSTRRLKVAATKGTLERLGLEARTEPGAPRIQDALLARLRKMGTLEGASDHNWSVVPDYAPTPERRLIDRLVRLGAAPREEVRRLFPDQPARRGDLAYWLGRAYGWRETKLSGAYPDVPDSLEPWLDGLVKRRIVGSVGTEEFFNPFIAVRLPQILDWCENAARHARYALDTDPDRRSFRRSLLTGTSLMAGGGPAPSDTVSRAQLLGLIANARYPVARVLETTDFHGAMEPGTRGPRHRGGSVGLAQTIAGLRAENPEGTVLLDGGDAFQGTMISNYSFGRAVVEQMNRLGYTAMAIGNHEFDWTVDTLARRVDEMRFAALAANVTEARSGKRPRWARSDTLVRRRGVRIGVLGLAYSKTASATHPRNVTTLRFGDDSTAAAPLPARLRKSGADVVVGVGHIPGTIDSAGVVHGLLARVAKIPGVDLWLGGHSHTWIMGEVRGIPTLIPGSHGEGVAVCDLVVDPLRHRVVERDARLVPVAADAVRDSAMAALVERWSKDVDRESQHPVGFNAVRLGKHRGGESAIGSVVADVMRSVTGAEVALQNNGGLRAELAEGTVTRGSIYQVIPFENSIYTLSLKGSEIRRVLEEALATERVIQVSGIRYRFDLGRPSGSRVTSLMDEQGRPLDEERVFRVACNDYMAEGGDDLVTLKRARLKVDTTIGLRDALEAEVRERSAHGALRYEMDGRVTREPGSPLPARGD, translated from the coding sequence ATGAAGCTCGGGTTCTCGATCTTGGGTTGCGCCGCTCTCCTCTTTCCCCACCCGAGCTCGCATGCCGAGGAGATCCGGCTCGACGACGTGGTCGCTCGCGCGCCCCGCGCCGTCGTGGCGGGGTCCGCCTTCGCCGACAACGCGCTGCTCGAGCTGCGTCATCGCGCCTTGCTGGAGGCCGGTCAGGCCCAGGTGGCGCTCGCGTTTCCGCTTCCAAGCGGAACCGTCATTCCGGCCGGACCGATCACGGTGCGCGAGGCGTTGGCCCTCGAGCCGCGCGACGAGCGCGTGGCCGTGATCGAGCTGACCGCCTCCGAGATCCAGCGTGTCCTCGAGCGGGCCGCGAGCGCCTACGCGGTCTACCGCTATGACGGGAAGGCAGCGCTGCTCGAGCCGGGCGCCGAGGAGTCGACCCTGGTGTCGGCGGAGGGCGTGAGCTACGAGATCGATCTCGAAGCCCCTCCCGGCCGCCGGATCGTCCACTACGCCTTCGGCGGGACCTCGCCGGACTCCACCAGGCGACTCAAGGTCGCGGCCACCAAGGGAACGCTGGAGCGGCTGGGTCTCGAGGCGCGGACCGAACCCGGCGCCCCTCGCATCCAGGACGCGCTGCTCGCGCGATTGCGAAAGATGGGAACGCTGGAGGGCGCCAGCGACCACAACTGGAGCGTCGTGCCCGACTACGCGCCCACGCCCGAGCGCCGGCTGATCGACCGTCTGGTGCGCCTCGGGGCCGCACCTCGCGAGGAAGTGCGGCGTCTGTTCCCCGATCAGCCCGCGCGCCGTGGGGATCTGGCGTACTGGCTCGGACGAGCCTATGGATGGCGGGAGACCAAGCTCTCGGGCGCGTATCCCGACGTGCCCGATTCGCTCGAGCCGTGGCTGGATGGGCTGGTGAAGCGCCGGATCGTGGGATCCGTGGGCACCGAGGAGTTCTTCAATCCCTTCATCGCGGTGCGCCTCCCCCAGATCCTCGACTGGTGCGAGAACGCCGCCCGGCATGCGCGCTACGCGCTCGACACGGACCCCGACCGCCGGTCCTTCCGCCGGAGCCTGCTGACCGGCACCTCGCTGATGGCGGGTGGAGGCCCGGCGCCTTCGGACACCGTCTCGCGCGCCCAGCTCCTCGGCCTGATCGCCAACGCGCGTTATCCGGTGGCCCGGGTGCTCGAGACGACCGACTTCCATGGCGCGATGGAGCCGGGCACGCGCGGGCCGCGCCATCGCGGGGGCTCCGTCGGCCTGGCGCAGACGATCGCCGGTCTTCGCGCCGAGAACCCCGAGGGGACGGTGCTGCTGGACGGCGGAGACGCGTTCCAGGGGACCATGATCTCGAACTACTCCTTCGGCCGCGCCGTCGTGGAGCAGATGAATCGATTGGGCTACACCGCCATGGCGATCGGCAACCACGAGTTCGACTGGACGGTGGACACCCTGGCACGCCGCGTCGACGAGATGCGGTTTGCCGCGCTGGCCGCCAACGTGACCGAGGCCCGCAGCGGGAAACGACCGCGCTGGGCGCGCAGCGACACGCTCGTCCGGCGCCGGGGCGTTCGCATCGGCGTGCTGGGTCTCGCCTATTCCAAGACCGCCTCGGCGACGCATCCGCGCAACGTGACCACGCTGCGCTTCGGTGACGACTCCACGGCGGCGGCTCCCCTGCCCGCGCGTCTGCGCAAGAGCGGCGCCGACGTCGTCGTCGGTGTGGGTCACATCCCCGGGACCATCGACTCCGCCGGCGTGGTGCACGGTTTGCTGGCGCGGGTCGCGAAGATCCCGGGGGTCGATCTCTGGCTGGGCGGCCACAGCCATACCTGGATCATGGGTGAAGTGCGCGGCATTCCGACGCTGATCCCCGGCTCGCACGGGGAAGGTGTGGCGGTGTGCGACCTGGTGGTCGATCCGCTGCGCCACCGGGTCGTCGAGCGTGACGCACGGCTGGTGCCGGTGGCGGCCGACGCGGTGCGCGACTCGGCGATGGCCGCGCTGGTCGAGCGCTGGAGCAAGGACGTGGATCGAGAGTCCCAGCACCCGGTCGGCTTCAACGCGGTCCGGCTCGGCAAACACCGGGGCGGCGAGAGCGCGATCGGCAGCGTGGTGGCCGACGTGATGCGCTCGGTCACCGGGGCCGAGGTCGCGCTCCAGAACAACGGCGGGCTGCGCGCGGAGCTGGCGGAAGGCACGGTGACCCGTGGCTCCATCTATCAGGTGATCCCGTTCGAGAACAGCATCTACACGCTGAGCCTGAAGGGCTCGGAGATCCGCCGCGTTCTCGAGGAAGCGCTCGCCACCGAGCGGGTCATCCAGGTGAGCGGCATTCGTTACCGGTTCGATCTGGGACGGCCTTCCGGCTCACGCGTCACGTCGCTCATGGACGAGCAGGGGCGCCCACTCGATGAAGAGCGGGTGTTTCGCGTGGCCTGCAACGACTACATGGCGGAAGGCGGAGACGACCTGGTGACGCTGAAGCGCGCGCGACTCAAGGTCGACACGACGATTGGCCTGCGCGACGCGCTGGAAGCGGAAGTTCGCGAGCGCTCGGCTCACGGCGCGCTGCGCTACGAGATGGACGGACGCGTCACCCGCGAGCCCGGGAGCCCGTTGCCGGCGCGAGGAGACTGA
- a CDS encoding N-acetylmuramoyl-L-alanine amidase — protein MGRITRRLAILFGLAALATPAFAAPSAPVTLTGMRSWSSPTSTRVVMDFSRLVAHVAPDSGQSPGVRVTVPGEPVALGAGVPSVLRVNDGVIDSVIVTTGVEGAAFRLWFRDSLRFRVFSLPAQGDQPYRVVVDVTKPGGAVAQIEKLATIATKKKKERVRVVAVDAGHGGMDTGARGPRSVSVLEKNVTLAVARVLVDELNKIPGVRGILTRDGDYFIPLHDRYHLAEKMKADVFISIHANSSKRRGSGNGTEVYFLSLRGAGDQADKDLADLENAADLVGGVPPKTEDELVNILYDVKRSSALQQSQLLAESVLDHIAADRRLESRGVKQAGFVVLKSVEFPSILVETAFINNPKEARLLKSKDFQEDMAKQISRGVKEYFKKAGIGLQAEDKDGAAGS, from the coding sequence ATGGGACGCATCACGAGACGCCTCGCCATTCTTTTCGGTCTTGCCGCGCTCGCCACTCCTGCGTTCGCGGCGCCCAGCGCTCCGGTCACGCTGACTGGCATGCGCTCCTGGTCGTCGCCGACCTCCACGCGGGTGGTGATGGACTTCTCCCGCCTGGTGGCCCACGTGGCGCCCGACTCCGGCCAGTCCCCCGGCGTCCGCGTCACCGTGCCCGGCGAGCCCGTGGCGCTGGGGGCCGGCGTGCCCTCCGTGCTCCGGGTGAACGACGGCGTGATCGACTCCGTGATCGTGACCACGGGCGTCGAGGGCGCCGCGTTCCGGCTCTGGTTCCGTGATTCGCTGCGCTTCCGGGTCTTCAGCCTGCCGGCCCAGGGAGACCAGCCCTACCGGGTCGTCGTCGACGTCACCAAGCCGGGTGGCGCGGTGGCGCAGATCGAGAAGCTGGCGACCATCGCCACCAAGAAGAAGAAGGAGCGCGTCCGCGTCGTCGCGGTCGATGCCGGCCACGGCGGCATGGATACCGGCGCCCGCGGCCCGCGCAGCGTGTCGGTCCTGGAGAAGAACGTGACGCTCGCGGTGGCGCGCGTGCTGGTGGACGAGCTCAACAAGATCCCGGGCGTGCGAGGCATCCTGACTCGCGATGGCGACTACTTCATCCCCTTGCACGATCGCTACCACCTGGCCGAGAAGATGAAGGCCGACGTGTTCATCAGCATCCACGCCAACTCCTCCAAGCGGCGCGGCTCCGGAAACGGCACGGAGGTCTACTTCCTCTCGCTGCGGGGCGCGGGAGATCAGGCCGACAAGGATCTGGCGGATCTCGAGAACGCGGCCGACCTGGTGGGGGGTGTTCCGCCGAAGACGGAGGACGAGCTGGTCAACATCCTTTACGACGTGAAACGCTCCTCGGCGCTTCAGCAGAGCCAGCTGCTGGCCGAATCGGTGCTCGACCATATCGCAGCCGATCGCCGGCTCGAGTCGCGCGGCGTGAAGCAGGCGGGCTTCGTGGTCCTCAAGTCGGTCGAGTTCCCGTCGATCCTGGTGGAGACAGCCTTCATCAACAATCCCAAGGAAGCCCGACTGCTGAAGAGCAAGGACTTCCAGGAAGACATGGCCAAGCAGATCTCGCGGGGCGTGAAGGAGTACTTCAAGAAGGCCGGGATCGGACTCCAGGCGGAAGACAAGGACGGTGCGGCCGGGAGCTGA
- a CDS encoding Do family serine endopeptidase, giving the protein MRPERSISPRRYYVGAALLVLVGLVIGLGLSAGFNVQIEPKAAKTGLSSVTSSAPIPESPFVGVVDKALPAVVFIDVRKGAARGNSDGQGGDEGEEWFHRFFNDAPRRQQRIPSSGSGFIVDTDGHILTNNHVVSNAQDITVTLNDKRTFKAKVVGADPGTDVAVIKIEGTKLPVLPLGDSDKMRVGDWAIAIGNPLGQLRGSVTVGIISATGRSNLNIFGGTPDFQDFIQTDASINFGNSGGPLCNIRGEAIGINTAINPSGQGIGFAIPMNLARHVADQLVAHGEVQRAWLGVNLAELTPEIAEGFGIKEDRGVVISNVISGQPADKAGLRRNDVIVEYDGQPVADLQKFRLKVADTPVGRRVPVTVLRDGKRVNVAVTLGLRDQAVVASLNEAPRSGGAPGSARSSEQLGGLTVRDLDNQERSEAGVRSGVLVTEVKEGSPADDAGLAANDVIEEVGGKPATDSGTFGRMLRDAKSRGKHAVLLVRRGNNSQFVPLRLSE; this is encoded by the coding sequence ATGAGACCAGAGCGAAGCATCTCGCCGCGGCGCTACTACGTCGGCGCGGCGTTGCTCGTCCTCGTGGGTCTGGTGATCGGTCTCGGTCTGAGCGCGGGGTTCAACGTCCAGATCGAGCCGAAAGCTGCCAAGACGGGGCTGTCTTCCGTCACGTCGAGCGCACCAATCCCCGAGAGTCCCTTCGTGGGCGTCGTCGACAAGGCGCTGCCCGCGGTCGTGTTCATCGATGTGCGCAAAGGCGCGGCGCGAGGCAACAGCGACGGCCAGGGCGGCGACGAAGGCGAGGAATGGTTCCATCGCTTCTTCAACGACGCACCCCGGCGCCAGCAGCGCATTCCGAGCTCGGGCTCGGGCTTCATCGTGGACACCGACGGGCACATCCTCACCAACAACCATGTGGTGAGCAACGCCCAGGACATCACCGTCACGCTGAACGACAAGCGGACGTTCAAGGCCAAGGTGGTGGGTGCGGATCCGGGCACGGACGTCGCGGTGATCAAGATCGAGGGCACGAAGCTGCCGGTGCTTCCTCTGGGTGATTCCGACAAGATGCGAGTCGGCGACTGGGCCATCGCGATCGGCAATCCGCTGGGTCAGCTGCGGGGATCGGTGACGGTGGGCATCATCAGCGCCACCGGCCGCTCGAACCTCAACATCTTCGGCGGCACTCCCGACTTCCAGGACTTCATCCAGACCGACGCGTCGATCAACTTCGGCAACTCGGGGGGCCCGCTGTGCAACATCCGCGGCGAGGCAATTGGAATCAACACCGCGATCAATCCGAGCGGTCAGGGGATTGGTTTCGCGATTCCCATGAACCTGGCGCGGCACGTCGCCGACCAGCTCGTCGCCCACGGCGAAGTGCAACGCGCGTGGCTGGGTGTGAATCTGGCCGAGCTGACGCCGGAGATCGCCGAAGGCTTCGGCATCAAGGAAGACCGCGGCGTCGTCATCTCCAACGTGATTTCGGGGCAGCCCGCGGACAAGGCGGGGCTGCGTCGCAACGACGTCATTGTCGAGTATGATGGCCAGCCGGTGGCCGATCTTCAGAAGTTCCGGCTCAAGGTAGCCGATACTCCGGTGGGTCGCAGGGTTCCGGTCACCGTGCTCCGTGACGGCAAGCGTGTGAACGTCGCCGTCACGCTCGGTCTGCGCGATCAGGCCGTCGTCGCTTCGCTCAACGAGGCGCCGCGTTCCGGCGGCGCGCCGGGATCGGCGCGCAGCAGTGAGCAGCTCGGCGGTCTCACGGTGCGCGACCTGGACAATCAGGAGCGATCCGAAGCCGGCGTGAGAAGCGGTGTGTTGGTCACCGAGGTCAAGGAAGGCAGCCCGGCGGACGACGCCGGTCTGGCGGCCAACGACGTCATCGAGGAAGTCGGAGGGAAGCCGGCGACCGATTCCGGCACGTTCGGCCGTATGCTCCGTGACGCCAAGAGTCGCGGCAAGCATGCCGTGCTCCTGGTCCGGCGTGGGAACAACTCGCAATTCGTGCCGTTGCGTCTGAGCGAGTGA
- a CDS encoding UDP-2,3-diacylglucosamine diphosphatase — translation MARLPLMLPPGTAVYFLSDAHLGGESRPREAPREARLHRFLAHVAAHGAALYVVGDLFDFWFEYRTAIPRRHFETLAALRELRRAGVEVHYLTGNHDFWLGPFLSQEMGLVTHPGAVTVECQGRRVWLHHGDGLIGGDLGYRILKRVVRHPASIGLYRFLHPDLGIPLAHYFSNLSRDSRSRRPLDGDRLWREIAEPRFAEGFDTVMVGHFHHVYERRDGNRSFFVLGDWMEHFTYVALQGGELKLQTWPES, via the coding sequence GTGGCTAGACTGCCGCTCATGCTGCCACCCGGGACGGCGGTCTATTTCTTGTCCGACGCCCATCTCGGGGGTGAGTCCAGACCTCGGGAAGCCCCTCGCGAAGCCCGGCTCCACCGCTTCCTGGCCCACGTCGCCGCTCATGGGGCGGCGCTCTACGTCGTCGGCGATCTCTTCGACTTCTGGTTCGAGTATCGGACTGCAATCCCCCGCCGGCATTTCGAGACGCTGGCCGCGCTGCGCGAGCTGCGCCGGGCCGGCGTCGAGGTTCACTACCTCACCGGCAACCACGACTTCTGGCTTGGACCCTTCCTGAGCCAGGAGATGGGCCTCGTCACCCATCCGGGCGCGGTGACGGTCGAGTGTCAGGGGCGCCGGGTGTGGCTCCATCACGGCGACGGACTGATCGGCGGCGACCTCGGTTACCGGATCCTCAAGCGAGTCGTGCGCCATCCGGCCAGCATCGGCCTCTACCGCTTCCTGCATCCGGATCTCGGCATCCCGCTGGCTCACTACTTTTCGAACCTGTCGCGGGACTCGAGGAGCCGCCGCCCTCTGGATGGCGATCGGCTGTGGCGGGAGATCGCGGAGCCTCGATTCGCGGAAGGATTCGACACCGTGATGGTCGGCCACTTCCACCACGTCTACGAGCGGCGCGATGGTAACCGCTCGTTCTTCGTGCTCGGAGACTGGATGGAGCACTTCACCTACGTGGCGCTGCAGGGTGGAGAGCTGAAACTCCAGACCTGGCCCGAGTCCTGA
- a CDS encoding PorV/PorQ family protein gives MPAGPALADPSGFAFLEVPAGARASAMGGAYASVSEGVESAFWNPAGLAAARGFQITASHYEFLEHLRHAQFGMAGKLWGGGVAASVRALYSEPITERDELGNETGTFGSHDLELALAYGGVLRPGLRAGGTAQIVRERLSDFSATTWAVGGGVTWDPASLPRLRTSLSVHNLGPSAAYSFDGVRGSAVSLPMAVQAGTSYGFPAGGLDLRGALEARFTRGRPGIGMLGAEAAHASGAALRAGFRLNDEATNFSIGAGYGNEGLRFDYAFVPYRLEVGETHRLSLTAQF, from the coding sequence TTGCCTGCAGGGCCCGCCCTGGCCGATCCATCGGGATTCGCGTTCCTCGAAGTGCCGGCGGGCGCCCGGGCCTCCGCGATGGGCGGGGCCTATGCGTCGGTGAGCGAAGGGGTCGAGTCGGCGTTCTGGAACCCCGCCGGGCTCGCGGCCGCCCGGGGCTTCCAGATCACGGCCTCGCACTACGAGTTCCTCGAGCATCTCCGGCATGCCCAGTTCGGGATGGCCGGCAAGCTGTGGGGCGGAGGCGTCGCGGCATCGGTGCGGGCTCTCTACTCGGAGCCGATCACCGAGCGGGACGAGCTGGGCAACGAGACCGGAACGTTCGGCTCCCACGATCTCGAGCTGGCTCTGGCGTATGGCGGCGTGCTGAGACCAGGCCTCAGAGCGGGAGGGACGGCTCAGATCGTGCGCGAGCGACTCTCCGACTTCTCCGCGACCACCTGGGCCGTGGGCGGCGGCGTCACCTGGGATCCGGCATCCTTGCCGCGACTGCGCACCAGCCTTTCCGTTCACAATCTCGGGCCCTCGGCGGCTTACAGCTTCGACGGCGTACGGGGCTCTGCGGTCTCACTGCCCATGGCCGTGCAGGCGGGCACGTCGTACGGCTTCCCGGCGGGCGGCCTGGATCTGCGCGGGGCGCTGGAAGCGCGATTCACGCGCGGGCGTCCGGGCATCGGGATGCTCGGCGCCGAGGCGGCGCACGCCTCGGGGGCGGCCTTGCGGGCCGGCTTCCGGCTGAACGACGAAGCGACCAACTTCAGCATCGGCGCGGGATACGGCAACGAGGGCCTGCGCTTCGACTACGCCTTCGTGCCCTATCGGCTCGAGGTCGGTGAAACGCACCGCCTCAGCCTGACCGCCCAGTTCTGA